Proteins co-encoded in one Sebastes fasciatus isolate fSebFas1 chromosome 11, fSebFas1.pri, whole genome shotgun sequence genomic window:
- the LOC141777023 gene encoding multidrug and toxin extrusion protein 1-like — MPNCISKMRNRPNSGKVINVTGISVGSGLASAFDILISQTYGSGNLKRVGVILQRGVLILLLACFPCWAILINTEPMLLAVKQNPEVARLAQLYVNIFMPALPAAFMYQLQGRYLQNQGIIWPQVITGAIGNVLNVIVNYILLYVLDLGVVGSAAANAISQSASALILYIYIYWKGLHKATWSGWSLDCLQEWGLFTHLAIPSMLMLCLEWWSFELGGLLAGLISEVELGAQSIVYQMANIVFMVPMGFTVAASVQVGNALGAGNIEQAVASGKVAVICAFAISCIVGLVLGSSKNMIGYIFTTEKEIIQRVGEIMIIYGFLHPLDAISAVTGGVIRGVGKPMIGMIGYFMGYYCIGIPVGVSLMFAAKMGIMGMWLGFCVCVPLQTIFFIIYLRKLNWKKAAEEAMVRAGVPVTEKEPLLAMENEEHALNECNFLHYEKCISDLQVLSPGRDGTAGAAVPRPLSFRQLVVRRGLTVVLMVLILAAGITTSEMLPKLFK, encoded by the exons GTTATCAATGTGACTGGTatatcagttggatctggttTGGCATCGGCCTTTGACATCCTCATATCTCAG ACGTATGGGAGTGGAAACCTAAAGCGTGTCGGAGTCATTCTTCAAAGAGGTGTTTTGATTCTGCTCCTGGCCTGCTTCCCCTGCTGGGCTATCCTCATTAACACAGAGCCCATGCTACTCGCTGTCAAACAAAACCCAGAGGTCGCGCG ACTCGCCCAGCTGTATGTGAACATCTTCATGCCAGCTCTGCCA GCTGCTTTCATGTACCAGCTGCAGGGGAGGTATCTACAAAACCAG GGTATCATCTGGCCTCAGGTGATAACTGGAGCCATTGGAAATGTTCTTAATGTAATTGTCAACTACATCCTCCTCTATGTGCTGGACCTGGGTGTTGT TGGATCTGCAGCAGCAAATGCTATCTCACAGTCAGCTTCGGCTCTGATATTGTACATTTACATCTACTGGAAGGGGTTACACAAGGCAACGTGGTCTG GTTGGTCACTGGATTGTCTGCAGGAATGGGGTCTGTTCACCCATCTGGCCATTCCCAGCATGCTTATGCTCTGTCTGGAGTGGTGGAGTTTTGAACTCGGAGGATTGTTGGCTGGTTTGATCAGCGAGGTGGAGCTGGGAGCTCAGTCAATTGTGTATCAGATGGCCAATATTGTGTTCATG GTCCCAATGGGATTTACGGTAGCTGCCAGTGTGCAGGTTGGGAATGCTCTTGGTGCTGGGAACATTGAACAGGCCGTGGCATCTGGCAAGGTCGCCGTCATCTGTGCAT TTGCAATCTCGTGCATTGTTGGACTTGTTCTCGGATCATCTAAGAACATGATTGGTTACATTTTTACAACAGAAAA AGAAATTATTCAGCGAGTTGGTGAAATCATGATCATATATGGGTTCCTCCATCCTCTAGATGCCATTTCG GCTGTGACAGGGGGTGTTATACGAGGAGTAGGGAAACCGATGATCGGGATGATCGGTTATTTTATGGGATATTACTGCATCGGCATTCCTGTTGGAGTGTCCCTGATGTTTGCTGCCAAGATGGGCATCATGG GAATGTGGTTGgggttttgtgtttgtgtccctcTTCAGACCATattctttattatttacttGCGTAAACTAAATTGGAAAAAGGCTGCTGAAGAG GCAATGGTGAGAGCAGGAGTCCCGGTCACAGAAAAGGAACCATTGCTGGCAATGGAGAACGAGG AACATGCCCTTAATGAGTGTAACTTCCTGCACTATGAGAAGTGCATCTCAGACCTGCAGGTTCTCAGTCCGGGCCGTGATGGGACAGCCGGTGCTGCAGTGCCTCGGCCTCTGTCGTTCAGGCAGCTGGTGGTGCGTCGTGGCCTGACTGTGGTCTTAATGGTGCTCATCCTTGCAGCCGGGATAACCACCAGCGAAATGCTTCCCAAACTGTTCAAATGA